In Notamacropus eugenii isolate mMacEug1 chromosome 1, mMacEug1.pri_v2, whole genome shotgun sequence, one genomic interval encodes:
- the SIGMAR1 gene encoding sigma non-opioid intracellular receptor 1 isoform X4 translates to MPAGGWAPCASCTLRSPRRYWAEISDTIISGTFRQWREGTTKSEVYYPGDTIVHGPGEATAVQWGAGTWMVEYGRGFIPSTLGFALADTFFSTQDFLTLFYTLRVYARALCLELTTYLSSQGH, encoded by the exons ATGCCGGCGGGTGGATGGGCTCCATGTGCCTCTTGCACGCTTCGCTCTCCGA gACGATACTGGGCTGAAATTTCAGACACGATTATCTCTGGAACCTTCCGCCAGTGGAGAGAAGGGACAACCAAGAGTGAAGTTTACTACCCAG GAGACACCATTGTTCATGGGCCTGGGGAGGCCACAGCAGTGCAGTGGGGGGCTGGCACATGGATGGTGGAGTACGGCCGGGGCTTCATCCCTTCCACACTGGGCTTTGCACTGGCCGACACATTCTTCAGCACCCAGGACTTCCTCACACTGTTCTACACTCTCCGAGTCTATGCCCGGGCACTGTGTCTGGAGCTCACCACCTACCTCTCCAGCCAGGGACATTGA
- the SIGMAR1 gene encoding sigma non-opioid intracellular receptor 1 isoform X2 yields MQWTKSSRAVRVAVVLAVAAVLVQGIRVWLDSKRFVFQREEIAQLARQYAGLDHELAFSRLIVELRRLHPGHILADEDLQWVFVNAGGWMGSMCLLHASLSEYVLLFGTAIDTGGHSGRYWAEISDTIISGTFRQWREGTTKSEVYYPETEASGRSPWNLLSGRSRKSLEWNCPCELRQGTGTENCLHVNPGKSWE; encoded by the exons ATGCAGTGGACGAAGAGCTCGCGTGCTGTGCGAGTGGCCGTGGTGCTGGCCGTGGCGGCGGTGCTGGTGCAGGGCATCCGCGTGTGGCTGGACTCCAAGCGCTTCGTCTTCCAGCGCGAGGAGATCGCGCAGCTGGCGCGCCAGTACGCGG GCCTTGATCATGAACTGGCGTTCTCTCGACTCATCGTGGAGCTCCGGCGACTACACCCAGGCCACATCCTGGCAGATGAAGACCTACAATGGGTGTTTGTGAATGCCGGCGGGTGGATGGGCTCCATGTGCCTCTTGCACGCTTCGCTCTCCGAGTACGTGCTGCTGTTCGGCACAGCCATCGACACTGGGGGCCACTCTG gACGATACTGGGCTGAAATTTCAGACACGATTATCTCTGGAACCTTCCGCCAGTGGAGAGAAGGGACAACCAAGAGTGAAGTTTACTACCCAG aaacagaagcttcGGGCAGGAGCCCCTGGAACctgctgtcaggcagaagcaggaagagtttggagtggaattGTCCctgtgagctgagacaaggaACAGGAACAGAGAACTGTCTgcatgtgaacccaggcaagagctgggagtgA
- the SIGMAR1 gene encoding sigma non-opioid intracellular receptor 1 isoform X1, which produces MQWTKSSRAVRVAVVLAVAAVLVQGIRVWLDSKRFVFQREEIAQLARQYAGLDHELAFSRLIVELRRLHPGHILADEDLQWVFVNAGGWMGSMCLLHASLSEYVLLFGTAIDTGGHSGRYWAEISDTIISGTFRQWREGTTKSEVYYPGDTIVHGPGEATAVQWGAGTWMVEYGRGFIPSTLGFALADTFFSTQDFLTLFYTLRVYARALCLELTTYLSSQGH; this is translated from the exons ATGCAGTGGACGAAGAGCTCGCGTGCTGTGCGAGTGGCCGTGGTGCTGGCCGTGGCGGCGGTGCTGGTGCAGGGCATCCGCGTGTGGCTGGACTCCAAGCGCTTCGTCTTCCAGCGCGAGGAGATCGCGCAGCTGGCGCGCCAGTACGCGG GCCTTGATCATGAACTGGCGTTCTCTCGACTCATCGTGGAGCTCCGGCGACTACACCCAGGCCACATCCTGGCAGATGAAGACCTACAATGGGTGTTTGTGAATGCCGGCGGGTGGATGGGCTCCATGTGCCTCTTGCACGCTTCGCTCTCCGAGTACGTGCTGCTGTTCGGCACAGCCATCGACACTGGGGGCCACTCTG gACGATACTGGGCTGAAATTTCAGACACGATTATCTCTGGAACCTTCCGCCAGTGGAGAGAAGGGACAACCAAGAGTGAAGTTTACTACCCAG GAGACACCATTGTTCATGGGCCTGGGGAGGCCACAGCAGTGCAGTGGGGGGCTGGCACATGGATGGTGGAGTACGGCCGGGGCTTCATCCCTTCCACACTGGGCTTTGCACTGGCCGACACATTCTTCAGCACCCAGGACTTCCTCACACTGTTCTACACTCTCCGAGTCTATGCCCGGGCACTGTGTCTGGAGCTCACCACCTACCTCTCCAGCCAGGGACATTGA
- the SIGMAR1 gene encoding sigma non-opioid intracellular receptor 1 isoform X3, which produces MQWTKSSRAVRVAVVLAVAAVLVQGIRVWLDSKRFVFQREEIAQLARQYAGLDHELAFSRLIVELRRLHPGHILADEDLQWVFVNAGGWMGSMCLLHASLSEYVLLFGTAIDTGGHSGRYWAEISDTIISGTFRQWREGTTKSEVYYPEASGRSPWNLLSGRSRKSLEWNCPCELRQGTGTENCLHVNPGKSWE; this is translated from the exons ATGCAGTGGACGAAGAGCTCGCGTGCTGTGCGAGTGGCCGTGGTGCTGGCCGTGGCGGCGGTGCTGGTGCAGGGCATCCGCGTGTGGCTGGACTCCAAGCGCTTCGTCTTCCAGCGCGAGGAGATCGCGCAGCTGGCGCGCCAGTACGCGG GCCTTGATCATGAACTGGCGTTCTCTCGACTCATCGTGGAGCTCCGGCGACTACACCCAGGCCACATCCTGGCAGATGAAGACCTACAATGGGTGTTTGTGAATGCCGGCGGGTGGATGGGCTCCATGTGCCTCTTGCACGCTTCGCTCTCCGAGTACGTGCTGCTGTTCGGCACAGCCATCGACACTGGGGGCCACTCTG gACGATACTGGGCTGAAATTTCAGACACGATTATCTCTGGAACCTTCCGCCAGTGGAGAGAAGGGACAACCAAGAGTGAAGTTTACTACCCAG aagcttcGGGCAGGAGCCCCTGGAACctgctgtcaggcagaagcaggaagagtttggagtggaattGTCCctgtgagctgagacaaggaACAGGAACAGAGAACTGTCTgcatgtgaacccaggcaagagctgggagtgA